In the Tachyglossus aculeatus isolate mTacAcu1 chromosome 6, mTacAcu1.pri, whole genome shotgun sequence genome, cctgggcctcagttacctcatctgtaaaatggggattgagactaggagccctgtgtgggacagggactgcatccaaccagattatcttgtatctaccccagtgtttagtaatcaGTGCTCAATGATTATCACAATTCCTATTattctacttagacggtgagcttcatgtgggacctgaggtaatttagtttagtgctgcttctggcctggaaggccctccctcctcatatctgacagacaattactgcctCCAAGTGTAaacacttgggattgtacaatataacacttgGAATGGACGCTGAGGTTTCCTCCCATTGCTCACCCCCACCAGCTCCacgacacttacgtacatatcggtaatttatataattgtctgtctccccccctagagtgtaagctcactgtgggcagggactacgtgttacattgtactcttctgagtgcttagtacagtgctctgcacagagtaagtacacaataaatgattgactacagtgtttggtacataataaccacttaaataccactgttattaggtTCCTCTATCGCTCCTGTGCCACCGTCGTAGCTGGCTCCAAGTAGCTCTGTCCAGTTAGGAGTGGcacaagggaaaggaagggaatttTCCTGAGTCCCTTGATGCTATGTGGTCCCCCACCAGCCAGTGCAACAAAATTGTGTCCAGGACAGCCCCCAGGCCCCAAGGGACGCAGGGACTAGCGCGCCTGGCACCATTAAACACTGCCCACCCGCCGGCTGCTTGGACATTAGGAATGATGTACCCCGCCTGGAGCTACCGTGGTGGTCACGGGCACGTGAGAGGAAGGACTGTGGGGAATGGTTGGTAAACTTAGTCATAgacctttgttgttgttttttaactaGATGGTAAGTGTGTACGAGGGCCTTGGgaggagaaagactgtgagcccactgttgggtagggactgtctctatatgttgccaatttgtacttcccaagcgcttagtacagtgctgtgcacacagtaagcgctcaataaatgtgattgatgatgatgatgagaaaggagGAGGCCTGAGGTAAGGCTTGATAAATACGGATTCAGCATTAGGCCTTTCCCCCACTGACCCTgttagcacttgataataataataatggcatttattaagcccttactatgtgcaaagtactgttctaagcgctggggcggttccaaggtgatcaggttgtccctcgggtagctcgcagtttgaatccccattttacagatgaggtaactgaggcccagagaagtgacttgcccaaagtcacacagttgacaaccagcggactgggatctgaacccatgacctctgactccaaagcccgtgctcttttccactgagccacgctgcttctcttgtagctcTGCcaaaggctgtgtgactttgggcaagtcacttaacttctctgtgcctcagttacctcatctgtaaaatggggattaagactgtgagccccccgtgggacaacctgatcaccttgtatcctccccagcacttagaacagtgctttgaacatagtaagcgcttaataaatgccatcattattattattattgtacagtgctccgcacacagtaagcgctcagcaaatacgattgaataaatgttagGGAGAAATGGAGCTGACAACATAAATAAATTGGGAAGGCAGTTTGAGAGATGAGATTCCTCTCATTGCAGCATTGTTgttcctcccctcacccacacAAAAATCAAGAGAGGTACCCACCCCTGTAACTTGAATATCTTGAACCAACTGGAATTTCCCCACCTCGCCTGGCCCCAGCCACCCTCCTATGGAGATGGTGGCTAGGGGCGGggggatggcaggacaggtgggcAAAGCCTGGGTAATCACATcttggttttggagtcagaggtcatgggttcaaatcccagctccgccaattgggcaagtcacttcacttctctgcgcctcagtgacctcatctgtcaaatggggattaagactgtgagccccccgagggacaacctgatcaccttgtatcccccctcccgcgcttagaacagcgctttgcatatagtaagcacttaataaatgccatcattgttattatcttgaACTTGTAGATTCCACTGAGAGACCCAAGCAGTTTTAGTCACCCCAAGTCGTAGCAGCTGTAAGgtgtgagaggaggaagagggagaaggtgggttgggggagaagcATATCATGATTCTCATCTTCACCGCCACATGGCACctgccattcccctctcccctaccccaccGCTCCCGGATGCCAGGAAGAGGAAAACTGAATGGGGAACAAAGTCCAACTTCAAAGTGGCTTGTTCCCCACATCACAGCTATTCCTCCCCACTGACCCTCAACACGTGTGTACGCGCATGCTCACATGTGCTCCTTCCTCTCAGTGCCGCCAGCCGCCCAAGTTAACCTCCCGTGTTgggcgggtgggagggggaggaaggggaatggagGGAATGCCTTCCTGCCTCTCACCCCTACATTATCGGGCACCTCTTTCATTAGCTCATCCTCAGCCTGTCTCCTAGGGGAGGGTCCCTTCTGCTACGCTCAGTTCTCCCAGGTTTGTGAAAAGGGAGAACGGCTAttttctcactttacagataaggaagccgagtaacttgcccaaggctacacggcaagcaagtggcaaaaccaggataagACTTTCAGGctcacgctcttcccactaggccgcaccgctCTGTAAGTGCCTGCCCAATCCAGAGCAGATACCGGGCCTGCCTGAGGGTAGTGAGGAGGTCTTCCCTAGGTGCAGGCAGTCTCAACTCCAATTTCTGACCAGCTGAGTGTCCAGGGCAGCAGGCACAGGCTTGGGGCTTCTGAGGAACCGTGGGCCTTGGGCTCCCATCCCATCGCTCGGTTCTGGGGGCCAATGCCGCCATTTAGGAATCTATCCTTTCCTAACCTGAACTTCTCTAAAGAGGGCTGGTTCCGGGCCCCTTACGCCCAGTCTGTTCAATCATCACCTTATAAGCACTAATTGTAAGcactaataagtgcttagtacagtactctgcacacagtaagcgctcaataaatgactgaatgaatgaatcgcctgaACTAGGGTGGGGCCAGAGTCTCTGGCCTTCAcagcttctgctcctcctccttttggcCCCTGTTCTTGAGCCCAATGGGCTACCTAAGACAGCCAACCAGTCTATCCCATAACCACCACATTTGGGCACGTGAGAAATCTTCCCTGGGTCCAACCTTGCCCCCGTCCCTCACCGAATTCCGGGCAGGCCCTGGGGACGAGGCCAAGGAGAGAAAGTTAGTGAAGCCCACTGGGCTGGAGTTAGGGGAGGGCCAGAGCAGCAGACTGTTCTCAAGTGGAGCCCCAATAACAGGTAGGAGTGTGGGGGGGACGACTCATCGCTCAGAAACTATCCCTCATGGAAGCAAGGACACTGAAGCCCTAATAGCCGAAGTGGAAAGCTCGGGCTGGGAACTGAGGGAGCTGAAGAATCAAACATGCCCGggaaggggatggaaaagggaTCGGAGGGGACAGGGATACTTACctgtgcagggaggaagaggagggagctggggggaagCGAGATCATCTGCGAGAGTTGACAACGGGTCGCTGGACAGAGAGCAGAAACTGGATGATCACAGTCCCAGCACCTCTCAATTCCTACCAAAAAGCCACATGCTGGGGAAGAGCTTCCCACCCACCATCTTCAGGCCTCAGTCGAGAACCGAGTACACCCAGTCCTGGACAGCGAGCCGCCTCCTGCCTCAGAGAAATGTGGAGTGGAgtcatttttttcaaaaaacatTGCTAACTGCTTTATTTCTAACAagaggaaaataataaaataaaattaaaataggcAACAGCGGGAACAAAGTGTTTCCTGTTTGCTTTTTCCTTTGAACAAATTAATTACACGCCAACAACGGTCTTTCCTTACAACGTgaaccgggggggtggggggatggcagagagagagagagagagagagagggagaaaacgaGAGAGATAGGACAGAAGAAGGAAGAGCTGAGAAGGCCATGAGGAGCAGCACCAAGGAAGCTTTCTTTAGACCACGGGGAGCTTCATTACCTCCAaagtttaataaaaaaaaaaaaaaaacataatacAATAACGTAATGTGCCCTCCCCTGGGTAGAGACAGACTGGcgaaaatgagagagaaagagtgatacagagagagagagagagagagcacacagaGGAGGTAGAGAAAGATAAAAGAGTGAAGAAGTGCgagaaggtggagaaagaggCGGAAGGAGTTGAGAGGAGGGGTTAGTGTAAGCACAGCCCCCGAGAAGGGACTTCTGGGCCTCTGGGGGAAGGCTTTAAGGAACCAGGTGTCGgcacctgggggagggaggggcaagagAGAGGCCCGGCAAGTTGCATGCCTCTCACAATGACTTCTCCCTGCACGGGGAGGGTATTCAGTCCCATCACAGGGGCCCCGGAGCCCCACTGGGGCCCGTCGGTCCCTTACCCCAGCCCCAGAGTTTTGCATATTTACCAGCGATTAGTGGGAGCCAGCTTGGCGCGTCAGGGACCCCGGGAGGCCCCGGGGTCCCCCCGacttccttccctccactccctgGAATGGTGCTGGCCaggccggggagagggagggccgcGTGTCCGCCCATCCGCCCCGGGGGAATGCTGGTAGGAGGCCCCATGGGGGAATGCTCCTCAGTGCCCGGGGAAGGGGTCCCGCGACGCCCCGCCCCACCTCGGGGCCCCGTTGGCCCCCCGGGggagaggcggcggcggcggtgggtgggtggggcggggcggggcggggctgggaCACGACTCCGGCTGGTGGCTCCGGTCCTGCGGGGTGCCCGTCGAGGCTGAGGTCTGAACAATACCTTGGATTCAGAATAGGAAAGTTACATCCTTCTGGGCAGAGTCCAGGGCACAGCTGGCGCCAGGTCCAGAAACAAGAGTGAAAGGTGGTTGGGAGGGAGGTGCCGGGCGCCTGCCCTTCCGGTGCCCCCAAATGTGGGGAATTAAGTTAGAGCCAGCGTCCTCAGGGGCTCGGGGAGGCGGGGCGGGGTCCGCgggccccgcccgccccggcTGTGTGCAGCACGTCTGACTCCTGCCGTCACAACTGCTGGACACAGACACGGAGAGACGGGAAAATGGGGTcaggagaggcggggaggggggccggaCCGGGGCCGCCCGCCGCCGGGGAGGGAGGCCGAGCGCTTCTGGATTCTCTCACCTCCACTCCGTTCTGGCTGCAGTCAGTGTCCGCGAGCTGTCCAGGCTCCAGGGCCTCTTCGCCCGCCCGCACTCTCTTTGGCTCTAGCTCCTCCTTGGGCACCGGCAGGTACTCGCCCCGTTCCGTCTTCCGTTTCCGCTTCTTCTCCGAATCCCGTCCCCGGGCCCTGGCCCCTCGCCGTTCGGCCTTCTCCAGCTGCGGGCGGGCGAGCTCCTGAGCCTCGgccatctcccccccgccccggcccctctccctccacaccGGTCGCCCATCCCGCCCTCCGCTCCCCGGGGGCCGAGGCCGCACCTCCAGTAGTGTGCGCAGCCTGGTGAGGTCGGGCTCCCGGGCGGCCTGCAGGAGCTGCCAAATGCTGTGGTTCTCATCCAGGGTCACCTCCAGCAGGTCGCCCTCCATCATGAGCTCCTCCAGGGGACCCCGGGCCGTCTCGGGCAGCTCCAGGACCGGGCCCTCGAGCCGCGGCAGCAAGGACGACAGCAGTTCCAAGTCTGGGAGGGGGCCCGAGGGAGAGGAttgtacactgtaaactcaccgcTGGACagccagctccttgaaggcaaggagcgGGCCTAGTTTATTGtacttggactctccccagcatttagctctgcataagcgtccaataaataataataataatgataacgacggcatttaagcgcttactatgtgcagagcactgttctaagcgctgggggatacagggtgatcaagttgtcccacgtggggctcacagtcttaatccccgttttacagatgaggtcactgaggctcagagaagggaacttGCCCAAATATCACCGGCCGAGGAGAGAGTGTGGGGCTAGGTTCACagcccccgctcctcctcctcctgtagtATTCCTCGGCTGGTGGGGAAGATGTCTACAGGGATCCTCCCCAGTCTCAAGTTTCTCGAAGGAACACGGCGGGCGGGGGAGGTAGGCGGTAATTGTAGCCCGACCCCAGGGCCCCGGTGGCCTCCCGCCCCGCTCCGGGTTGCACCCCTTACCTGAGCTCACTGGGCAGGCCTTCTCCGGTGTCGTGTTGTCTCCGTTCTCCAGGGCCACCTGggagaggtgggggtgaggggagcagcCAAgaccccctgctccctccccaactccccccggccccgctccgTGAGGGAAGCCTTCCTCCCTGGGATCTCGGGGGGTGGCCAAGGCCGGGCCTGGCCCGAGACGCCCCCCTCCCGCGCGCCCTTCACCTTGGGTGGCTCATTGCAGCTGCTCTCCTTGAGGGTGGTGGCCAGGCGGGCAGGGTCTCCCTGCAGCCGCTGCCGCAGGTCATCCAGTCGCCCCAGCAGCCCTGCCACGTCCCGCGAGGCCAAAACCTGGCGCGCCCGGTCCTGCCACGTGATGGCACGCTCCGTCAGGCACTGGAGGGCCTCGCCCTCGGGCAGCCGCACCGGCAGCTTCTGCAGGGCCACCAGCAGGGCCAGGATAGTCTCCAGGCGGGGCCGGCGTGACCGCATGCACAGCGGGCACAGGAACTTGGCATCCCAGTCCCACCAGGCCAGGGAAGGGCGCTGGGTGCCCAGGCGGGGGGCGGCCACGCAGCCCCCGTGGAACCAGTCCCGGCACAGGTCGCACTGCAGCGTGGCCTCACCCGTCGGCTGCCCGCACACACAGGAGGCCGCCGACGTGGGCAGAGGCGGACACGGCTTGGCTGCGTTGGTCCGGCGCAGCTGCAGGatgccctccttctctttctgctccccctccttgaAGGCCAGGATCTGTGTGAGGAGGGTAGCATCAGGGGCAACCCACCGCCCGAGTCCCGCTCCGGAGCCGGACCCCCGGGACGGGGAGGCCCCGAGGCGTTCCACGTTCCCTCTTGTGTCCTCGTCAGGTGGCCCCCTCTGAGGAGAGAAGGCGCTGGCTGGAGTGACTGGCCGCGGCAACcccggggtgggggctgggcccgGGACGCGGAAACACTTGGCTCACCGGGGATGGCCCCATCCCCCCAcgtccccatttcccctccccggTCGCCGCCACCTCTCACCACAGAGCCCGGGTCCCTGAGGTCTTGTGCGGAAAGGCCCAGGCTCTCTGTGTCCGATTTGTACAGTCCcagttccttctcctttttccactTGGTGCGTTTCACGCTGTCTGAGCCTGCATCCGCGCAGGGGCACAGCACCTGGGGACGCGAAGAGGCGGGGCCGGGCGCCTTAGAAGGTCGCAGTCTCAGcgtcctcctcccgtccccccattCCTGAAACCGGGAATTCCCGGGAGTCGCCCCCCGGAAGGAGAAGCGGGTGCGCCCACCGGCGCCTCACCTCAAGCAGGGTGTAGCACGAGTTCTTCTTCAGGAAGGTCTTGGAGGCCTTTTCCCGCCACGAGTGGGCCGTCAGGACCTGCAGCTCCAGCTGCCGCAACTCTTCCAATCCCACGGGCAGATCTCGGCCCACGGCCACCAGTCCCTCCAAGTCATCCAGGCATGGGTAGTGATCTCCGTTCTGCAGGGGTTCGGAGGAAGTAAgggtgagggggaaagaggaaaagggggctccttGAGGCATcgactggaggagggaggatggacttggggaggcCATCACTCACCTGGATCTCCTCCACGTCGGCGATCCAAGCCCGGGCCTTGGCCAGTgcctctttgagggcaaggatgttGGGCAGGTGGACGGGGATGTTCTCAGCCTCCCTGATGATGGCTTCCAACGTGGCCGGGGGGTGCTTCTGCCTGCAGGGCCGGTGGGcatggggaaggacagggaggtGAGTCCTtgcgggtgggggtgggaaagCGTCCCTCTTCATTCTGCTCTCTGGCCCCGGACTGGGTCCCCCGGAAAACAGGGACAAGCTTTGCTGCGGGCCAGGCCTCTCACGTTGCCTTTCCCACCGAGGCCCAGCTTGTCCCGTACTGCCTTTCCAATATTAAGATGCGGTGGGAAGCCCAGAAGGTAGGCCTCCAACCCTGCCATCTCCACAACAAGCAAGGACCATCCCCGGCCGGGAGGAGAACAAGGGGAAACCCCACCGCCCGGGCCTAGCCCAGAACGGGGGCCCGCAGACCTGGCCTCCAGGCAGATGTGAGCCTTCTCCTCCCAGCGCTCCGCGATGGTGAGCAGCTCCTGCAGCTCAGCGAGGGCCTTCTCCACGGCAGGGCTGGGGGCCACTCCAGCCCCGGAGGCCAAGAGGCCCCGCATGACGGCCAGGGTGCCCCGCTGGGCGGGGGGAGCCAGGGCCCGCTTCACTTCCTCCAGCCAGCGGCCCTGCTGGACCTGCCGCCTCAGCCGCTCCGCCTCAGGCACCTCCACCCCCATCCGCTGCCCCCGTTCCAGCAGTCCGGGCAGCTGTGCCAAACTAGAGGGCAGAGCCTCTAGGGCCTCCTGGACCTCCAACTGGAACGCTTCCACCTTCTCCAGCACACCCTGCAGCAAGGACGGAGGAGCGGGGAAGTAGGGAGACGGGGATGAGGCTCTGCTCAGAGCCCTAACCTCGGAACCACTTCCCcaaacccccttcccttcccttgccctCATTTCTAACACCCGCTCTACCTTTCCTTTCCGACTCACCTTGACATCGCCGATCTGATGCATGGCACACGGCAGGTTGCCCATCTCCTCGATGAAGGTGCGCAGCTCTTCCAGAGTCAGGTGTGGGGGCTCCACCCTTCATTGCCAGAGGTgggcggagggagaggaagaatacATCAGCCACAGGGTAGAGGATGGGAGACCGGGGAGGACGGAGAGACCGCCCATCCCcgctccgctcccctccccatcaattgAGGGGCCAGGTCCTCCATGAATCAAGGAGGCCAGCTGTCGTGCCCATCCTTCCCCAACACTGGATTCATTCCAGGACCGCTTCAGGGAGGCACTGGTCTTCTCCAGTTCCCTTCAGGTCACAGGACATTTCAACCCAGCCCCTTCTCCCAGCTAGGCCAGCCGACCACCCCCCAAGTCACCGCTCCACACGGTACCCTGGTTCCTGGCCGCTGACCagccccagtgcttgggagacacatttcTCGGCCTGGGTCAGGCAACTCTTGAGCCTCTGCAACAGATCGCTGTGAGGGAACCTCCGCTCCCGAGCCTCCGACTCCAGGGCCCGCAGCTCCTCCAGGCCTGAGGGACGGGGGGAGGGTGCGTGTGTCGGGGGAGTGTGAGGGGAAGGCAACCTGCTCAGCTCAGGCAGCCTCCCACTCCCCTCACCAGCGCCTGGGACACCCAACGTCGAGGGCTTTGgatggaaaagagggagggaagtcgAGCAGGCCTCAGGGAATAGGAATCTGAGGCTGACAGGAGCTGGGGGGAGccatgaagaggaagggcttgggaatcCGGGTGCCACTCACTGCGCTTCCGTCCATCCTCCAGCTCCAGGGCCACACGCACTTTGTTAGCCCAAGTGTCAAAGGACTCGGCCCGAACTTTCAGTTTATGCAGCATGGCAGGAAGCTCATCCAAAGTGTACCGGTACCTGGGGGTGCCCAGCGGGGGCGAGGGGGACACAGGCACATCGGACtttgcttcccctgcctccccataaAGCTCTAGCGAGCAAGTCCCAACTCGGCCCAAGGGGTAGGAAGGGCGCCTCACCGTAGGTACTGCTTGCTGCTAGGGCACTTGCAGAGGTCTTCAATGTGAGAGAGGCAGACCAGTCCGTCGGGACAGTCATAGCAGGCCAGGGCTGACAGGAAGCAGGTGGTTTTGCACTTAGCACACTGGCGCTCGTCGTCGGGGAGTAGCTCGAAGGCTTCGCGCTCCGCCTCGGTGATGCCCTGTGGGGAATTTGAAAGGggtggtggaataataataataataatgacggcattttactaagcgtttactatgcgcaaagcactgttctaagcgctggggtggttacaaggtgatcaggttgccccacggggggctcacagtcttcatccccattttacaggtgaggtcactaaggtccagagaagtgaagtgacttgccccaagtcacacagctgacaattggcagagttgggacttgaacccatgacctccgactccaaagcccgggctccttccactgagccacgctgcttcgctggaaGATGGCAGAGGTCGGGGAGAGGGCCATCCAGCCCCGGGACCCAGCTGATTTGAGTGAAGGGTGCGGAGGGACTCCCACGTGCATgtgcccccttcccagcccccctccAAAAGCCAGAGGAGTGCCCGTGGCTGGTGAGGAGGAAGCTGCCCGCCCCGTGCCCTCGAttgccctccccgtccccttcccacCTTCTCCAGCAAAGCCTTTCGCAGCCGCCGCTCCTCCTGGACCATGATGAACATCTCTTTGTGCACGGCCGCGGCCAGGTTCAGGTCCAACTTCTCGGGACAGGCGGCCATCTTGCAGATGAGCTCCTCGTGAGAGAAGACGCAGTAGCGCCGCAGCCGCCGGTAGTGTTCAATGCACTGACGCCCGGCGGGGAGCTGTGGAGACGGGGAGCGGTGACGTCCTGCCTCGGTGAGGAGCCGGGACCCCACCGGgactatgcctgtctccccctccccagccaataCAACGAAGACCTCGACCCGGGGCTCCTCCGCCACCGACCCCTCTCGGCGTCGGGCCCGCTGCCCAGCCTGTCCCTTCTCCCGTTTGCCGCCCGCTCACCCAGTCGGCAGTGCAGAAGTTCACAGCTTCGGCAAAGTTGTAGCCCTGGTTGAAGCCGCTATGGTAGGCCCGGGGGAAAGTGATGACGAACTCCCCCGCACACTGGTTGGTGCGGACcacctggggagaggggagaggttggagtggaccgagtcggggggagggggtggcgggaCTGAAGGGGGCCGGCAGGCTGGCACTCACCGGCACGCCGTGGGACATGAGGGTGTTGGGGTTCATGAGGGTGACCAGCTGATGCAGAAGGTCGGGCTGGCTTTCGAAGAGCTCCGGGGTCAACTTCTTCATCACATCCTCTAGGTGCTCGGCTGCAAACGAGGGCACCCCATACCAAG is a window encoding:
- the KDM5C gene encoding lysine-specific demethylase 5C isoform X5, yielding MEPGSDDFLPPPECPVFEPSWAEFRDPLGYIAKIRPIAEKSGICKIRPPADWQPPFAVEVDNFRFTPRIQRLNELEAQTRVKLNYLDQIAKFWEIQGSSLKIPNVERRILDLYSLSKIVVEEGGYEAICKDRRWARVAQRLNYPPGKNIGSLLRSHYERIVYPYEMYQSGANLVCTARPFDSEEKDKEYKPHSIPLRQSVQPSKFNSYGRRAKRLQPDPEPTEEDIEKNPELKKLQIYGAGPKMMGLGLMAKDKTLRKKDKDGPECPPTVVVKEESGVDLKLEPASPKAYLDSKEELSHSPEPCTKMTMRLRRNHSNAQFIDSYICRMCGRGDEDDKLLLCDGCDDNYHIFCLLPPLPEIPKGVWRCPKCVMAECKRPPEAFGFEQATREYTLQSFGEMADSFKADYFNMPVHMVPTELVEKEFWRLVNSIEEDVTVEYGADIHSKEFGSGFPISDGKRQLSPEEEEYASSGWNLNVMPVLEQSVLCHINADISGMKVPWLYVGMVFSAFCWHIEDHWSYSINYLHWGEPKTWYGVPSFAAEHLEDVMKKLTPELFESQPDLLHQLVTLMNPNTLMSHGVPVVRTNQCAGEFVITFPRAYHSGFNQGYNFAEAVNFCTADWLPAGRQCIEHYRRLRRYCVFSHEELICKMAACPEKLDLNLAAAVHKEMFIMVQEERRLRKALLEKGITEAEREAFELLPDDERQCAKCKTTCFLSALACYDCPDGLVCLSHIEDLCKCPSSKQYLRYRYTLDELPAMLHKLKVRAESFDTWANKVRVALELEDGRKRSLEELRALESEARERRFPHSDLLQRLKSCLTQAEKCVSQALGLVSGQEPGVEPPHLTLEELRTFIEEMGNLPCAMHQIGDVKGVLEKVEAFQLEVQEALEALPSSLAQLPGLLERGQRMGVEVPEAERLRRQVQQGRWLEEVKRALAPPAQRGTLAVMRGLLASGAGVAPSPAVEKALAELQELLTIAERWEEKAHICLEARQKHPPATLEAIIREAENIPVHLPNILALKEALAKARAWIADVEEIQNGDHYPCLDDLEGLVAVGRDLPVGLEELRQLELQVLTAHSWREKASKTFLKKNSCYTLLEVLCPCADAGSDSVKRTKWKKEKELGLYKSDTESLGLSAQDLRDPGSVILAFKEGEQKEKEGILQLRRTNAAKPCPPLPTSAASCVCGQPTGEATLQCDLCRDWFHGGCVAAPRLGTQRPSLAWWDWDAKFLCPLCMRSRRPRLETILALLVALQKLPVRLPEGEALQCLTERAITWQDRARQVLASRDVAGLLGRLDDLRQRLQGDPARLATTLKESSCNEPPKVALENGDNTTPEKACPVSSDLELLSSLLPRLEGPVLELPETARGPLEELMMEGDLLEVTLDENHSIWQLLQAAREPDLTRLRTLLELEKAERRGARARGRDSEKKRKRKTERGEYLPVPKEELEPKRVRAGEEALEPGQLADTDCSQNGVEQL
- the KDM5C gene encoding lysine-specific demethylase 5C isoform X3, whose product is MEPGSDDFLPPPECPVFEPSWAEFRDPLGYIAKIRPIAEKSGICKIRPPADWQPPFAVEVDNFRFTPRIQRLNELEAQTRVKLNYLDQIAKFWEIQGSSLKIPNVERRILDLYSLSKIVVEEGGYEAICKDRRWARVAQRLNYPPGKNIGSLLRSHYERIVYPYEMYQSGANLVCTARPFDSEEKDKEYKPHSIPLRQSVQPSKFNSYGRRAKRLQPDESELCTDPASAPSLFPERTPQSWPEPTEEDIEKNPELKKLQIYGAGPKMMGLGLMAKDKTLRKKDKDGPECPPTVVVKEESGVDLKLEPASPKAYLDSKEELSHSPEPCTKMTMRLRRNHSNAQFIDSYICRMCGRGDEDDKLLLCDGCDDNYHIFCLLPPLPEIPKGVWRCPKCVMAECKRPPEAFGFEQATREYTLQSFGEMADSFKADYFNMPVHMVPTELVEKEFWRLVNSIEEDVTVEYGADIHSKEFGSGFPISDGKRQLSPEEEEYASSGWNLNVMPVLEQSVLCHINADISGMKVPWLYVGMVFSAFCWHIEDHWSYSINYLHWGEPKTWYGVPSFAAEHLEDVMKKLTPELFESQPDLLHQLVTLMNPNTLMSHGVPVVRTNQCAGEFVITFPRAYHSGFNQGYNFAEAVNFCTADWLPAGRQCIEHYRRLRRYCVFSHEELICKMAACPEKLDLNLAAAVHKEMFIMVQEERRLRKALLEKGITEAEREAFELLPDDERQCAKCKTTCFLSALACYDCPDGLVCLSHIEDLCKCPSSKQYLRYRYTLDELPAMLHKLKVRAESFDTWANKVRVALELEDGRKRSLEELRALESEARERRFPHSDLLQRLKSCLTQAEKCVSQALGLVSGQEPGVEPPHLTLEELRTFIEEMGNLPCAMHQIGDVKGVLEKVEAFQLEVQEALEALPSSLAQLPGLLERGQRMGVEVPEAERLRRQVQQGRWLEEVKRALAPPAQRGTLAVMRGLLASGAGVAPSPAVEKALAELQELLTIAERWEEKAHICLEARQKHPPATLEAIIREAENIPVHLPNILALKEALAKARAWIADVEEIQNGDHYPCLDDLEGLVAVGRDLPVGLEELRQLELQVLTAHSWREKASKTFLKKNSCYTLLEVLCPCADAGSDSVKRTKWKKEKELGLYKSDTESLGLSAQDLRDPGSVILAFKEGEQKEKEGILQLRRTNAAKPCPPLPTSAASCVCGQPTGEATLQCDLCRDWFHGGCVAAPRLGTQRPSLAWWDWDAKFLCPLCMRSRRPRLETILALLVALQKLPVRLPEGEALQCLTERAITWQDRARQVLASRDVAGLLGRLDDLRQRLQGDPARLATTLKESSCNEPPKVALENGDNTTPEKACPVSSDLELLSSLLPRLEGPVLELPETARGPLEELMMEGDLLEVTLDENHSIWQLLQAAREPDLTRLRTLLELEKAERRGARARGRDSEKKRKRKTERGEYLPVPKEELEPKRVRAGEEALEPGQLADTDCSQNGVEQL